One Syntrophales bacterium DNA segment encodes these proteins:
- a CDS encoding aminotransferase class IV: MLENRIVYLDGAFVAAGEATLPILSHSVGRGSAIFDVLAFGETTKGRAIFRLDEHVARFLRSALALEMTLPLSVAELHEAIKETVRRNTLQAGAIKIIGFYPEPSFSLLPPQKPLHLAIFVLDPDGDFGEKPLAENECVTAFVSRWRRLDPRTVPIEAKAAANYLNGLVARTEAKNLGFAYAIMLDLEGNIAEGGTESIFLVREGRLLTPNIGHILQGITRKSILAAAKAMGIETFAGALQEGLLNEADEIFFSGTVHRVLPVSRVGDRILPAAPGPVTRMIAARMQAIASGRDPRFQDWLFPV; the protein is encoded by the coding sequence ATGCTGGAAAATCGTATTGTTTATCTGGATGGAGCCTTTGTTGCGGCGGGCGAGGCGACGCTCCCCATCCTTAGTCACAGTGTGGGGAGGGGCTCGGCGATTTTCGATGTGCTTGCCTTCGGCGAAACGACGAAGGGCCGGGCGATTTTTCGCTTGGACGAGCATGTCGCCCGCTTTCTGCGCTCGGCTTTAGCGCTGGAGATGACGCTTCCCCTTTCCGTGGCAGAGTTGCACGAGGCGATCAAAGAAACGGTTCGCCGCAACACGCTGCAGGCGGGGGCGATAAAAATAATCGGTTTTTATCCGGAGCCCTCGTTTTCGCTTTTGCCCCCGCAAAAGCCGCTGCATCTGGCAATTTTTGTTTTGGATCCCGACGGCGATTTTGGAGAAAAGCCTCTGGCGGAAAATGAATGCGTGACCGCCTTTGTCTCCCGCTGGCGGCGGCTTGATCCGCGCACCGTGCCGATTGAGGCGAAGGCGGCCGCCAACTATCTCAATGGCCTCGTTGCCCGAACGGAAGCCAAAAATCTCGGGTTCGCTTACGCGATTATGCTCGATTTGGAGGGAAACATCGCGGAGGGCGGCACGGAGTCGATCTTCCTGGTGCGCGAAGGGCGTCTGCTCACCCCCAATATCGGCCACATTCTCCAGGGCATAACCCGCAAGTCAATCCTGGCGGCGGCGAAGGCGATGGGTATCGAGACCTTTGCCGGCGCCCTGCAAGAGGGTTTGCTGAACGAAGCCGATGAGATCTTCTTCTCCGGAACGGTTCACCGGGTTCTGCCCGTAAGCCGGGTGGGAGACCGCATCCTTCCGGCAGCGCCCGGTCCGGTTACGCGCATGATCGCCGCAAGGATGCAGGCGATAGCGTCGGGCCGCGATCCGCGATTCCAGGACTGGCTTTTCCCCGTTTGA
- a CDS encoding ferredoxin produces MKVTVTEKCMGDRNCNKLCPEVFEYNEDELKSTIKLDPIPDKYKDVVRQAAKDCGADAIEIAD; encoded by the coding sequence ATGAAAGTAACCGTTACCGAAAAATGCATGGGAGACAGAAACTGCAATAAATTATGCCCGGAGGTTTTCGAGTACAATGAGGACGAACTGAAATCGACCATAAAATTGGACCCGATCCCGGATAAATATAAGGATGTGGTGCGACAGGCCGCAAAAGATTGCGGGGCCGACGCGATTGAAATCGCAGATTAA
- a CDS encoding menaquinone biosynthesis decarboxylase, whose protein sequence is MGYKNLGEFIARLEKEGELFRIRDTVSPLLEITEITDRMSKSAGGGKALFFEKVAGSAFPVVTNAFGSYRRIALAFESTPQELAARLAGIIKQAPPKSMLAKIGMIPKALSWAKFIPRTKKLKVPPCQEVVLTGDEIDLTKLPILQCWPKDGGRFITLPVVFTKGLGDGRRNVGMYRMQMYDGKTTGMHWHIHKDGSHQFLEYQKAGRRMEVAVAVGTDPAVTYAATAPLPRGVDEMMLAGFIRRSPVVLVKGVTVDIDVPAEAEFILEGYVDPAETRLEGPFGDHTGYYSAADLYPVFHLTAITHRKNPVYSATVVGRPPMEDCYLAYTTERLFLPLLQTVMPEIKDYLLPWEGVFHSIAVVAIEKEYPGHAAKIAYGLWGSGQMSFAKALVIIDDQSLLADGRRLFEHILNIIDFSSDVTIASGILDVLDHSADNPLLGAKIAIDATVRIAGEGERLTECLDFSSISPEGDADLLLRLQEKEGGFTGLRVFFPGCKRRLIAATIDKEKGQSSRSYLDLLAREFRGGEIFVLYDAAIDLADDSLLLWKAFNNVDPARDITIAETNITIDATQKGPVDGHKRPWPDDIEMTPEIKRRVDIQ, encoded by the coding sequence ATGGGTTATAAAAATCTTGGCGAGTTCATCGCCCGGCTTGAGAAAGAAGGGGAATTGTTCCGGATCAGGGATACGGTTTCTCCACTTTTGGAGATAACGGAGATAACCGACCGGATGTCCAAATCCGCAGGCGGCGGGAAGGCGCTTTTCTTTGAAAAGGTTGCAGGTTCGGCGTTCCCGGTTGTCACGAACGCCTTCGGCAGTTATCGAAGGATTGCCCTGGCCTTCGAGTCAACCCCGCAGGAGCTTGCCGCAAGGCTGGCCGGGATCATCAAACAGGCGCCGCCGAAGTCAATGCTCGCAAAGATCGGGATGATCCCGAAAGCGCTGTCCTGGGCTAAATTCATCCCGAGGACAAAAAAGCTGAAGGTGCCGCCCTGTCAGGAGGTTGTCCTTACGGGGGATGAGATCGATCTGACGAAGCTGCCGATTCTTCAATGCTGGCCAAAGGATGGGGGGAGGTTCATTACGCTCCCAGTTGTCTTTACGAAGGGGCTGGGAGATGGCAGGAGGAATGTCGGGATGTACCGGATGCAGATGTATGATGGGAAAACAACCGGGATGCACTGGCATATCCACAAGGACGGATCGCACCAGTTCCTTGAATACCAAAAGGCCGGCCGCCGGATGGAGGTTGCCGTCGCCGTCGGCACGGATCCCGCTGTTACCTATGCGGCGACGGCGCCCCTGCCGCGAGGGGTGGATGAAATGATGCTGGCCGGCTTTATCCGGCGGAGCCCGGTTGTCCTCGTCAAAGGGGTTACCGTAGATATCGACGTGCCGGCGGAGGCGGAGTTTATCCTCGAGGGCTATGTCGATCCTGCAGAAACACGGCTCGAAGGGCCGTTCGGCGATCATACGGGCTACTACTCCGCCGCCGATCTCTACCCGGTATTTCATCTGACGGCGATCACCCACCGGAAAAATCCCGTTTACAGCGCGACGGTGGTGGGACGTCCGCCCATGGAGGATTGCTATCTTGCCTATACGACGGAGCGTCTTTTTCTGCCGCTGCTCCAGACGGTCATGCCGGAAATAAAGGATTATCTGCTTCCCTGGGAGGGCGTTTTTCATAGCATTGCCGTTGTCGCCATCGAAAAGGAGTATCCGGGGCACGCCGCCAAGATCGCCTACGGCCTGTGGGGAAGCGGCCAGATGAGCTTTGCCAAGGCGCTGGTCATCATTGACGATCAATCGCTTTTGGCAGACGGTCGGCGACTCTTTGAGCATATCCTCAATATAATAGATTTCTCTTCAGATGTGACTATTGCCAGTGGCATTCTCGATGTCCTCGACCACTCCGCGGATAATCCTCTGCTGGGAGCGAAAATCGCGATCGATGCGACCGTCCGCATTGCCGGCGAAGGGGAGCGATTAACGGAATGTCTTGATTTTTCATCAATTTCCCCTGAAGGTGACGCGGATCTGCTGCTGCGGCTCCAAGAAAAAGAGGGCGGCTTTACCGGATTGAGGGTATTCTTTCCCGGGTGTAAAAGACGGCTCATAGCGGCAACCATCGATAAGGAAAAAGGGCAATCTTCCCGCTCCTATCTCGATCTGCTTGCCCGGGAGTTCCGGGGTGGGGAAATATTTGTCCTCTACGATGCCGCGATAGACCTCGCGGACGATTCGCTGCTACTCTGGAAGGCGTTCAATAATGTTGATCCCGCGCGGGATATTACGATTGCCGAAACGAATATCACCATCGACGCAACCCAAAAAGGTCCCGTCGACGGCCATAAACGGCCGTGGCCGGATGATATCGAAATGACGCCGGAAATAAAAAGAAGGGTAGATATTCAATAA
- a CDS encoding 1,4-dihydroxy-6-naphthoate synthase, which produces MSETIELDIGFSPCPNDTFIFDALVNRRIDATPYLFHPRIADVEELNGKAFSGGWQVTKLSFYAYLLLGERYLLLDSGAALGYGCGPLLVAGTSFKSLEGARIAVPGRYTTAYLLLQLWMGGAGQAKVEFARFDEILPGIAAGRFDAGLIIHEGRFVYQRYNCSSLIDLGEWWEQETGLPIPLGCIAIRRDMASHQEAVAALIRDSVLHARKHPAVGQDFIKEHAQELDDKVTAEHIALYVNDFTLSLGSAGNDAISVLKERAERWKLL; this is translated from the coding sequence ATGAGCGAAACAATAGAACTTGACATCGGTTTTTCACCCTGCCCGAACGATACGTTTATCTTCGATGCGCTTGTCAACAGGAGAATAGACGCAACCCCCTATCTCTTTCATCCCCGGATTGCGGACGTGGAGGAGCTCAATGGGAAGGCCTTTTCCGGTGGCTGGCAGGTTACAAAGCTATCGTTTTATGCGTATCTGCTTCTGGGCGAGCGCTATCTGCTGCTGGATTCGGGGGCGGCCCTCGGCTATGGCTGCGGGCCGCTCCTGGTCGCCGGGACTTCTTTCAAGTCACTCGAAGGCGCACGTATCGCTGTCCCCGGACGTTACACGACCGCTTATCTGCTCTTGCAGCTCTGGATGGGCGGTGCGGGGCAGGCAAAGGTGGAGTTTGCGAGATTTGACGAGATACTCCCCGGCATTGCCGCCGGCCGGTTTGACGCGGGACTGATCATTCATGAGGGGCGATTCGTCTATCAAAGGTACAACTGCTCCTCCTTGATTGACCTGGGAGAGTGGTGGGAGCAGGAAACGGGGCTGCCGATTCCGCTGGGCTGCATAGCTATCCGCCGCGACATGGCTTCCCATCAGGAGGCCGTTGCCGCCCTCATTCGCGATTCGGTCCTTCATGCGCGGAAACACCCCGCAGTGGGACAGGATTTTATCAAAGAGCATGCCCAGGAGCTGGACGATAAGGTAACGGCAGAGCACATCGCACTGTATGTCAATGATTTTACGCTGTCTCTCGGTTCCGCGGGCAATGACGCCATATCCGTCCTGAAAGAGAGGGCAGAGCGCTGGAAACTCCTTTAA
- a CDS encoding efflux RND transporter periplasmic adaptor subunit has product MKKRVIIIGVICLLVFVAGAFSYRYRTELKNEAARIGLFKEAAPSAPPETKAALEEAKQPEETPTVEIPTDKQQMIGVRTVKAAIQPLNRVIRTVGRIEYDERKLATVNTKIEGWIEKLHVDYTGRYVKKGEPLVEIYSPELVATQQEFLNVLRWAGQGQSVKDERTSLLLVKDAQAMLEAAKERLRLWDISDEQIKKIETTGKPIRTLTIYTPVSGYILQKMAVQGMRVMPGEKLFDVVDLSSVWIVADIYEYELPLIKVGQPARIGLSYFPGQEFSSRVDYVYPALASETRTAKVRFTIPNPKGALKPQMFTSVEIKINLGSRLAVPAEAVIDTGARQIVYVDKGEGYFEPREVSTGLKVDELVEITGGIKAGEKVASSANFLIDSEAQLKGVAPLPMKRK; this is encoded by the coding sequence ATGAAAAAAAGAGTCATCATTATCGGTGTTATCTGCCTGCTCGTCTTTGTTGCCGGCGCTTTCTCGTATCGCTACCGCACTGAACTGAAAAACGAGGCGGCGCGGATCGGCCTTTTCAAGGAGGCGGCGCCCTCCGCCCCGCCGGAAACAAAGGCGGCCCTGGAAGAGGCAAAGCAGCCGGAGGAAACTCCCACGGTCGAAATCCCCACGGACAAGCAGCAAATGATCGGCGTCCGAACCGTCAAGGCCGCAATCCAACCGCTGAACCGGGTCATCCGGACCGTGGGCCGCATCGAGTATGATGAACGAAAACTGGCGACCGTTAATACCAAGATCGAGGGGTGGATAGAGAAGCTCCACGTCGATTATACGGGACGTTATGTGAAAAAAGGGGAGCCGCTGGTGGAAATCTACAGCCCGGAGCTGGTGGCAACGCAGCAGGAGTTTTTAAATGTCCTGCGCTGGGCAGGTCAGGGTCAATCCGTCAAGGATGAGCGCACGTCCCTGCTGCTTGTCAAAGACGCGCAGGCCATGCTGGAGGCGGCAAAAGAACGGCTCCGGCTTTGGGATATCAGCGATGAACAGATCAAAAAGATCGAGACGACTGGCAAGCCGATCAGAACGCTTACCATCTACACCCCCGTTTCCGGCTACATCCTCCAGAAGATGGCCGTTCAGGGGATGCGCGTCATGCCGGGAGAAAAACTCTTCGATGTAGTCGATCTTTCCAGCGTTTGGATCGTCGCGGACATCTACGAGTATGAATTGCCGCTGATCAAGGTGGGGCAGCCGGCCCGGATCGGCCTCAGCTATTTCCCAGGGCAGGAGTTCTCCTCCCGTGTGGATTATGTCTATCCCGCTCTGGCCAGTGAGACGAGAACCGCCAAGGTGAGATTTACGATCCCCAACCCCAAAGGCGCCCTGAAACCCCAGATGTTCACCAGCGTCGAGATCAAGATCAACCTCGGCAGCCGGCTCGCCGTGCCCGCCGAAGCTGTCATCGATACGGGGGCAAGGCAGATCGTCTATGTGGACAAGGGCGAGGGGTATTTCGAACCGCGTGAGGTTTCGACCGGCCTCAAGGTTGATGAACTCGTTGAGATAACGGGCGGGATCAAGGCGGGCGAGAAGGTGGCTTCCTCGGCCAACTTCCTGATCGACTCGGAGGCCCAGTTGAAGGGCGTTGCCCCTCTGCCGATGAAAAGAAAATAA
- a CDS encoding rubrerythrin family protein, whose protein sequence is MAKFRESKTAKNLLLAFAGESQARNRYTYFARAARLDGYMQIADIFEETANQECEHAFRFFKFFNGGEMEISGSFPTGVVKTTYENLLAAAEGEHFEHAELYPGFAQIARAEGFDRAAETWEAICVSEKQHEKRYRELAANIKADRVFKRDRPVVWRCRNCGYLHTGEEAPLQCPACAQLQEQFELLGENW, encoded by the coding sequence ATGGCAAAATTCAGGGAAAGCAAAACAGCAAAGAATCTGCTTCTTGCCTTTGCCGGCGAATCGCAGGCAAGAAACCGCTATACCTACTTCGCCCGGGCCGCGCGGCTGGATGGCTATATGCAGATAGCTGATATATTTGAAGAAACAGCTAATCAGGAATGTGAACACGCCTTTCGGTTCTTTAAATTCTTCAATGGTGGGGAGATGGAGATTAGCGGCAGTTTTCCTACCGGCGTCGTTAAAACAACCTATGAAAACCTGCTTGCCGCGGCCGAGGGGGAACACTTTGAGCATGCCGAATTGTATCCAGGGTTTGCCCAAATCGCCCGCGCCGAAGGGTTTGACCGCGCCGCCGAGACCTGGGAGGCGATCTGCGTCTCGGAAAAGCAGCACGAAAAGAGATATCGAGAGCTGGCCGCCAACATCAAGGCGGACAGGGTTTTCAAACGCGACCGGCCCGTAGTCTGGCGCTGCCGGAACTGCGGCTACCTGCACACCGGAGAGGAAGCGCCCCTCCAATGCCCCGCCTGCGCCCAGCTCCAGGAGCAATTCGAACTGCTGGGAGAAAACTGGTAG
- the ubiA gene encoding putative 4-hydroxybenzoate polyprenyltransferase yields the protein MKIFSQAVVYSRMIKFSHTIFALPFALSAVVLVQATRPLALKTVFWIVIAMAAARSAAMGFNRIADAELDAKNPRTAIREIPRGAISKREAAFFTFFSSLVFIIASGALSILCFWLSFPVLAFVFAYSYTKRFTWIAHLFLGVAIGIAPMAVWVAATGKMPGAISVLSLALMTYIAGFDILYACQDVEFDRKQGLYSIPVYFGVRKAMIISGLLHAASVLSLAGLYWLFSLNHIYLVFVAVIGILFIVEHRLVNPGDLSKIDIAFFNVNSVISLLVLAAIFLGTIL from the coding sequence ATGAAAATATTCTCCCAAGCCGTGGTTTATTCACGGATGATAAAATTTTCCCATACGATCTTCGCCCTGCCGTTTGCCCTTTCCGCGGTTGTCCTGGTGCAGGCGACGAGGCCGCTCGCTCTTAAAACCGTATTTTGGATTGTAATTGCGATGGCGGCAGCCCGGTCGGCCGCGATGGGGTTCAACCGCATCGCCGATGCCGAACTGGATGCAAAGAATCCGCGCACCGCCATCCGGGAGATTCCCCGGGGCGCCATTTCCAAGCGGGAGGCCGCCTTCTTTACCTTTTTTTCCAGCCTGGTTTTCATCATTGCTTCCGGGGCGCTTTCCATTTTATGTTTCTGGCTTTCCTTCCCGGTGCTGGCGTTTGTTTTTGCCTATTCCTATACGAAAAGATTTACCTGGATTGCCCACCTGTTTCTGGGAGTTGCCATCGGGATTGCCCCGATGGCCGTCTGGGTGGCGGCAACCGGGAAAATGCCCGGGGCGATCTCGGTGCTGAGTCTGGCGCTTATGACCTACATCGCCGGTTTTGATATTCTTTACGCCTGTCAGGATGTTGAATTTGATCGCAAGCAGGGTCTTTATTCCATCCCGGTTTATTTCGGCGTCAGAAAGGCTATGATCATCTCGGGGCTGCTGCATGCGGCAAGCGTACTGTCGCTCGCGGGTCTCTACTGGCTGTTTTCGTTGAACCATATCTACCTTGTATTCGTTGCCGTTATTGGGATTCTTTTTATTGTAGAGCACCGGCTTGTCAATCCCGGCGACCTTTCCAAAATTGACATCGCCTTTTTCAATGTCAACAGCGTTATTTCGCTGCTCGTGCTGGCGGCGATTTTCCTGGGGACTATATTATGA
- a CDS encoding CusA/CzcA family heavy metal efflux RND transporter → MIAKIIDYSARNRFIVFLLVAALALWGYWALTKTPLDAIPDLSDTQVIIYTEWQGRSPDLVEDQITYPITSTLLAAPKVQFVRGFSFLGSSFIYVIFDEGTDIYWARSRVLEYLQAVKAKIPADVNPVLGPDATAVGWGFSYALVDKTGGHDLAELRTIQDYNVKLAIESVPGVSQVASLGGFVKQYQITIDPNRLLAYNIPLMAVMEAVKKSNRDVEGRVLEFSGIEYMIRGRGYLKDLKDLAEIAVTTDGRGTPVLLKDVADIRLGPEIRRGLAEIDGQGEVAAGIVVVRFGENVLHVIERVKERIKKDIVPSLPKGVEIVTTYDRSDLIKRSIDTLKEEIIKLSIAVSVVCIVFLFHLPSALVVILTLPLAILISFICMFYLGLTSNIMSLSGIAIAIGAMVDASIIMVENAHKKLEEWEAAGRPGNRTDVIIEAAKEVGPSLFFALLVISVGFLPVFTLQAQAGRLFKPLAYTKTFAMLFSSFLAVTLTPVLMTLFVRGKIRSEDRNPVSIVLRRLYEPVAAVSLRFRKIVIVIALLVMAITAYPFMKLGSEFMPPLYEGTLFYMPVTVPAAGITEVSKLLQLQDRLLKKFPEVAQVFGKAGRAETATDPAPLEMFETVINLKPEAQWRPGMTLETLKNEMNDALSIPGVANSFTMPIKARTDMLSTGIRTPVGIKVLGPNLDELERIGKEIETVVKDIPGTRSAYAERATTGYFLDFNIKRAEIARYGLSVDDVQEIVQTAVGGMNLTTTVEGRQRYPVNVRYARELRNDVEKLKRVLVPVKMGAPASGSGMGTGSPSDGGARPLLQVPIGQLADIRIIKGPTAIKSEEGLLSLYVYVDFFGRDVGGYVDEAKQKVASLKIPDGYRLEWSGEYEYMVKMHERLKMVVPLTALIIFILIFLNTKSITKTMIVLMAVPFSLVGSFWLLYILGYNMSIAVWVGIIALAGLDAETGVVMLLYLDLAHEKWRKEGKLNSLQDLKESVMFGAVKRIRPKIMTVSVILAGLIPIMFSHGAGADVMKRIAAPMVGGVVTSTILELVIYPAIYMIWRGREFKTKE, encoded by the coding sequence ATGATCGCTAAAATCATCGATTACAGTGCGCGCAACCGGTTCATCGTCTTTCTTCTGGTGGCGGCGCTGGCCCTCTGGGGATACTGGGCCCTGACGAAGACCCCGCTGGACGCCATTCCCGACCTGAGCGATACGCAGGTCATCATCTATACGGAGTGGCAGGGCCGGAGCCCCGATCTGGTGGAAGACCAGATCACCTACCCCATCACGTCCACGCTGCTTGCGGCGCCGAAGGTCCAGTTCGTCCGCGGCTTCTCCTTTCTCGGAAGTTCTTTTATCTACGTCATCTTCGACGAAGGGACGGACATCTACTGGGCAAGAAGCCGGGTTCTGGAATACCTCCAGGCGGTAAAGGCCAAGATACCCGCCGATGTCAATCCCGTTTTGGGTCCCGATGCCACGGCGGTCGGCTGGGGATTTTCCTACGCGCTGGTCGATAAGACAGGCGGTCACGACCTGGCCGAGCTCCGCACCATCCAGGACTATAACGTAAAGCTCGCCATCGAAAGCGTCCCGGGCGTCTCCCAGGTGGCAAGCCTCGGCGGATTTGTCAAACAGTACCAGATCACGATCGATCCGAACCGGCTTCTGGCCTACAACATCCCGCTTATGGCGGTAATGGAGGCGGTAAAGAAGAGCAACCGCGACGTGGAAGGCCGGGTTCTGGAGTTCTCCGGAATCGAATACATGATCCGGGGACGAGGTTACCTCAAGGATCTGAAGGATCTGGCGGAAATCGCGGTCACTACCGACGGCAGGGGAACGCCGGTGCTGCTGAAGGATGTGGCCGACATCCGGCTTGGACCAGAGATCAGGAGAGGACTTGCGGAAATTGACGGCCAGGGCGAAGTTGCTGCCGGCATCGTCGTGGTGAGGTTTGGCGAAAACGTGCTCCATGTCATCGAGCGGGTGAAGGAGAGGATTAAAAAGGATATCGTCCCCAGTCTGCCTAAAGGGGTGGAGATCGTCACTACCTACGACCGCTCCGACCTGATCAAGCGCTCCATCGATACATTGAAAGAGGAAATCATCAAGCTGTCGATCGCGGTCAGCGTGGTCTGCATCGTCTTTCTTTTCCATCTGCCGAGCGCGCTTGTGGTCATCCTCACGCTGCCCCTGGCCATCCTGATCTCCTTTATCTGCATGTTTTATCTGGGACTTACCTCCAACATCATGAGCTTGAGCGGGATCGCGATCGCGATCGGCGCGATGGTGGACGCCTCGATCATCATGGTGGAAAACGCCCATAAAAAGCTGGAGGAGTGGGAGGCGGCAGGCAGGCCCGGAAACCGGACGGATGTGATCATCGAGGCTGCCAAGGAGGTCGGTCCCTCCCTCTTCTTCGCGCTTCTGGTCATCAGCGTCGGGTTTCTGCCCGTTTTCACGCTGCAGGCACAGGCGGGAAGGCTCTTCAAGCCGCTGGCCTACACAAAGACCTTTGCGATGCTTTTTTCCTCCTTCCTGGCGGTTACTCTGACCCCGGTTTTGATGACCCTCTTTGTCCGGGGGAAGATACGATCTGAAGACAGAAACCCGGTCAGCATTGTCCTCCGCAGGCTTTACGAACCGGTGGCGGCCGTTTCGCTACGCTTCCGAAAAATCGTAATCGTCATCGCCTTGCTCGTCATGGCGATAACCGCCTACCCTTTTATGAAGCTGGGGTCGGAATTCATGCCGCCGCTTTACGAAGGGACGCTTTTCTACATGCCCGTGACAGTGCCGGCGGCGGGAATAACGGAAGTCTCCAAGTTACTGCAACTGCAGGACCGGTTGTTGAAGAAGTTCCCGGAAGTGGCCCAGGTTTTCGGCAAGGCCGGTCGGGCCGAAACGGCCACCGACCCGGCGCCGCTCGAGATGTTCGAGACGGTCATAAACCTGAAGCCGGAAGCCCAGTGGCGGCCGGGCATGACCCTGGAGACCCTGAAAAACGAGATGAACGACGCCCTCTCTATCCCTGGGGTGGCCAATTCCTTCACGATGCCCATCAAGGCGCGGACTGACATGCTCTCTACCGGCATCCGGACGCCCGTTGGGATCAAGGTGCTGGGGCCGAATCTCGATGAATTGGAGCGGATCGGCAAAGAGATCGAAACGGTGGTGAAGGATATCCCCGGCACCCGAAGCGCCTATGCCGAACGGGCTACGACCGGATATTTCCTCGATTTCAACATCAAGCGCGCCGAGATTGCCCGTTACGGCTTGAGCGTGGATGATGTGCAGGAGATTGTCCAGACAGCCGTAGGGGGAATGAACCTGACCACTACCGTGGAGGGCCGGCAACGTTATCCCGTCAATGTGAGGTATGCGCGGGAACTGAGGAATGATGTGGAAAAGCTCAAGCGGGTGCTGGTGCCTGTCAAGATGGGCGCTCCCGCTTCCGGCAGTGGAATGGGGACGGGCAGCCCCTCTGACGGCGGCGCCCGCCCTCTGCTGCAGGTGCCAATCGGACAACTGGCGGACATCCGGATCATCAAAGGCCCGACAGCCATCAAGAGCGAAGAGGGACTTCTTTCGCTGTATGTCTATGTGGATTTTTTCGGCCGGGACGTGGGCGGATACGTGGACGAGGCGAAGCAAAAGGTCGCCTCCCTGAAGATCCCCGACGGCTACCGGCTGGAGTGGAGCGGCGAATACGAGTATATGGTAAAGATGCACGAAAGGCTGAAAATGGTTGTGCCGCTGACGGCCCTGATCATTTTCATCCTGATCTTTCTGAACACCAAAAGCATCACGAAAACAATGATTGTCCTTATGGCCGTGCCGTTTTCGCTGGTCGGATCATTCTGGCTCCTCTATATACTCGGTTACAACATGAGTATCGCCGTCTGGGTCGGCATCATCGCCCTTGCGGGGCTGGATGCGGAAACGGGCGTCGTCATGCTCCTCTACCTCGACCTTGCCCATGAGAAGTGGCGCAAGGAAGGGAAATTGAATAGCCTGCAGGATCTCAAGGAGTCGGTCATGTTCGGCGCCGTCAAGCGCATCCGGCCCAAAATTATGACGGTCAGCGTCATCCTGGCCGGCCTGATCCCCATCATGTTCAGCCACGGCGCCGGGGCCGATGTTATGAAGCGGATCGCCGCGCCGATGGTCGGAGGCGTGGTCACCTCCACCATCCTCGAACTGGTGATCTATCCCGCCATCTACATGATCTGGCGCGGCAGGGAGTTCAAAACGAAGGAATAG
- a CDS encoding HD domain-containing protein — translation MKARPIAIPSEAVCMEIISEAGMLENMIAHSLQVQRVSLFIADNLLKSGLNRDLLGAAALLHDITKTRSLQTKEDHARTGELLIAEKGYPEVGRIIGQHVFLESYFLSANPTEAEVVNYADKRVLHDRVASLAERMDYILERYGGTSERRELLSRLWRRSVELEKHLFTMLPFAPEELPGLLEQRFALFSENLQSLAVSVAVRRE, via the coding sequence ATGAAAGCAAGGCCAATCGCCATCCCTTCAGAAGCGGTATGCATGGAAATAATTTCTGAGGCGGGGATGCTGGAAAACATGATCGCTCACTCTTTGCAGGTGCAACGGGTTTCTTTGTTTATCGCGGATAATCTTCTGAAAAGCGGGCTGAACAGGGATCTGCTCGGCGCGGCAGCGCTCCTTCATGACATAACGAAGACAAGAAGTTTGCAGACCAAAGAGGATCACGCCAGAACCGGGGAACTGCTGATTGCCGAAAAAGGGTATCCCGAGGTCGGCCGGATAATCGGCCAGCACGTTTTTCTCGAAAGCTATTTTCTCTCAGCGAACCCAACCGAGGCGGAAGTGGTCAATTACGCCGACAAACGCGTGCTCCATGACAGGGTTGCCTCGCTTGCGGAGCGGATGGACTATATTCTGGAGAGGTACGGCGGGACGTCGGAGCGCCGGGAGTTGCTAAGCAGGCTTTGGCGGAGGTCTGTGGAGCTGGAAAAACATCTCTTTACAATGTTGCCGTTCGCGCCGGAAGAGCTGCCGGGGTTATTGGAGCAGCGATTTGCCTTGTTCTCGGAGAATTTGCAGAGCCTCGCCGTCTCCGTGGCGGTTAGAAGAGAATGA